The Microbacterium esteraromaticum genome contains the following window.
TTGGCGCCGCGGGCGACCAGATCGGCAACCGTCTCGGCCTGCTCGGCGTACGTCGCAACGATCAAGAGCGTGTCCTGCTTGGCGTTGCGCACGTCGATGGGCACACCGGCGTCGATCATCTCGCCCAGTGGGCCGGTTCGCCCTTGGCGGGCCAGGTCGAAGGTGCCGTCGATGACCTCTGGGCTCAGTCCGCTCGTCATCGCACCATTCTCGCCGATGGCGGCGGATCAGGCGACTGCGCGTTGGGCGGGCTGCGGTGCGGGGGTGAGTTTCACGCCGAGAGCCGAGCCGAGGGCATCCACGTCGTGCACTGCGGCACGGCGGGCGGCGTCGATGACGATCTGCGCGCACGCACGCGCGTCGGCGAGTGCGTCGTGGTGGTCGAAGTCGCCGAATCCGGCGGCGGCCGCCGCGACCGGCAGGCGGTACGAGTCGAGATCGTAGGTCTTGCGTGCAACGGCGAGCGAGCACAGCGAGCGGTACGGGGGAGCGTCGAAGCCCGCGACTTCCGAAGAACGTCGCAGCACCTTCACGTCGAACCCGGCGTTGTGTGCCACGAGCACGTCGTCACCGGCGAAACCGCACAGGCGGTCGAGTTGCTGGGCCCACGTGTCGGCGCCTGCGACGTCGTGCGGGTGGATGCCGTGGATCTTGATGTTCCACTCATTGAACTCGTCATGTCCGACGGCGGGGCGGATCAGCCAGCCGGTCTGGGCGACGACCGCTCCGCCGCGCACACGCACCAGACCCACGGAGCAGGCCGAGGCAGGGCTGGAGTTCGCGGTCTCGAAGTCGATCGCAGTGAAATCCAGGGGCACGCAACAAGTCTCGGTGCGGAGTCTGTCGCATCCGATCAGGCGCGCCGCCGCGGCGGGCGATCCGGTCGTGACGGCGGCATGCGGGCATCCGGTGTGCGGAGGGCATCCGCTGTTCGAGAACAGGCGCTTCGACGAGAACAGGACCGTTCTGACGAAATCGTCCTGTTCTGGTGAACCGTCCTGTTCTCGGAAGGCGGCTTCCTGCTCGGCCGCGGTATGGACGGCAACGGCCCCCGGTAGACTTGGCTCCCGTGGCTCTTACTATCGGAATCGTCGGTCTGCCCAACGTCGGCAAGTCCACCCTCTTCAACGCGCTGACCAAGAACGACGTGCTCGCGGCGAACTACCCGTTCGCGACGATCGAGCCGAACGTCGGTGTGGTCAACCTGCCCGACCCGCGTCTGCAGACGCTGGCCGGCATCTTCGGTAGCGAGCGCATCCTGCCGGCGACGGTGTCGTTCGTCGACATCGCCGGCATCGTGCGCGGAGCGAGCGAGGGAGAAGGACTGGGCAACCAGTTCCTGGCGAACATCCGCGAGGCCGACGCCATCGCGCAGGTCGTACGCGGCTTCGTCGACGACGACGTGGTGCACGTCGACGGTGCGGTGAACCCGCAGAACGACCTGGAGACCATCAACGCCGAGCTGATGCTCGCCGACCTGCAGACGATCGAGAAGGCGCTGCCTCGTTTCGAGAAGGAGGTCAAGCGCAAGACGATCGACGGCTCGGTGCTCGACGCGGCGCTCGCGGCGAAGGACGCCCTTGAGCGCGGTCAGCTGCTGTCGACCTCGGGCATTGACCTGACTCCCGTGCGCGAGCTGGGCCTGCTCACCGCCAAGCCGTACATCTACGTCTTCAACGTCGATGAGTCGGTGCTGACCGACGACGCGAAGAAGGGTGAGCTCGAAGCTCTCGTCGCGCCAGCCAAGGCCGTCTTCCTCGACGCGAAGATCGAGTCGGAGCTCATCGACCTCGATCCCGAGGATGCTGCCGAGCTGCTCGAAGCCACCGGGCAGACCGAGTCGGGTCTCGACCAGCTCGCACGCATCGGCTTCGCGACCCTGGGGCTGCAGACCTACCTGACGGCCGGGCCGAAGGAGTCGCGCGCCTGGACGATCCCTCAGGGTGCCAAGGCGCCGCAGGCCGCCGGCGTGATCCACACCGACTTCGAGAAGGGCTTCATCAAGGCCGAGGTCATCTCGTTCGACGACCTCGTCGAGACCGGCTCTGTCGCCGAGGCCCGAGCCAAGGGCAAGGCCCGTCTTGAGGGCAAGGACTACGTCATGCAGGACGGCGACGTGGTGGAGTTCCGCTTCAACGTGTGACGTGCCCCGGTCGTTGAGCGAGCGGAGCGAGCGGTGTACTGAGCGAGCGAAGCGAGTCGAAGTGACGAAACGCAGCTTGTAGGCTCCCTCGCATGGATGGTGTTCCCCCAGCTCGGCGAGCGATTCGCCTGTTCCCTGACTACGGTCGCGATTGGCCGCTCGGGGAGAACTCGACGCCCACCTGGGATGTCGGCTACACCACCACACCGGACATGTATTGGTTGTCGGAGGATCTGACGCGTGACATGGCTGAATGGAACGCCCATTGGGACGCGAACTTCGATCCCTTCGGCGGTTGGAAGGACGATGCGGTGCGCGAGAGGTGGCGACAGGATGGCGCAGCCATCGCGAAGCGTCTGCAGGCGGAGGTCGCTGACTTCGCCGATGTGTCATACGAGCCGTGGCCGCTGCTGGGCGGCGATGAATAGCCGTACATCCGTGGCTTCATGACGGAGGCTGAGCCGACGGCGTCTCTCCACCTGCACGGTCGGTTCTAGCAGGTCGGGGACATCGGTAGCATCGTGCCATGCGCTCCTCCGACTCCATCTCTCGCCCACCGGCCACGCGCAATCGCCCCGTAGTCGCCTTGCGCGCTTTCGAGATCGGTGACCGTGAGTTCTTCGCCTCGTTGGCGACGGATGAGCGCGTCATGAAGTTCGTGGGAGATGGATCTCCCTGGTCTGCCGAGCAAATCGATTCGCGAATCGACCTCGCGCTTCGTGGGCTCCCACCTTCAGAGCCGGGCGCTGTGCGCTGGCATGTTGCCGAGACGGAGGGCGAGCGGGCGGGTCTCTTCGTTGCGTCGCGACGCGAGGACACCGTTGAGATTGGGTACTGGCTCGCGCCTGCGAGGTGGGGGCAAGGCCTTGCCGGTGTCATGTTAGACGCCGGTCTCTTGGTCGTGCGTGAGCTCTTTGGTGCTCTTGATGTGGAGGCGCACATTGACCCGGCAAACGTGGCGTCGGTTGCGATGGTCGAGCGGCGCTCATTTCGCTTTGTGGGTCGTGCTGACGGCATCGGGCGCTACGTGCGCGCTCCTGGCGCATACGCAGAGTGAACCTACCCCCGCCCGGCGAACGTCAGCTCGTGCGTCTCGCGCGTCGGAATCTGCACGTGGTCATCGCCGAACGGCATGTAGTCGACGGAGTGCAGGTAGCCGTCGACGACCCAGAGCTCGATGAACCCGAGCGTCTCGCCGTGCGCTGAGACCTCGACCATGGCGAACGGGCCGCCGTCGTGGTCGATCGGCGCGAGGCCGGCCCTGCCTGCGAAGGTCAGCAGAAAGCACTCGCACTCGGCGTGTGGGTACCCGCCCCACTGCGCCTGCATCAGCTGCTCGCGGGCGATTGCTGATTGCGCATCCGTGCCCGAGCACAGCAGCTCCATGAGCTGGCGCTCCGTGCGGGTCAGGTGGGTACCGACGGGGCGCTGCTGTGCTGGCATCCGATCAGCGTAGTGCGTTCGCGACGTGCCGACGCAGCGCATCCGCGGCGAAGCGTGCCGCGGCTTCCGAACCGAACGCGGCATGGAAGTCGGGGTGCGTCTCGTACTGATCCGCGAGGTCGAGGATCATCTCGGCCGACCTCGCGGCATCGCCCTCGTGCGTGGGCGTTCCGGGGATCTCCGACAGCCAGTCCACGTGCGAGACCGCGTGCGCCTGCGCGGCGGGGGAGTCGGTGGCGAGCCCCGCTTCGTGAAGCTCACGCCACCTGGCCAGCAGCGCCTCGCTGCGTGCCTTCCACTCGCGTTGCTGACGGAGTGACTTCTCATGCCACCACTGGTTCGACGCCTCGAACGCATCGCGTCCCCACCGCTCGACGACCTCATGCTCGTAGCGGTCGTTGAACCCCTCGAGCATCACATCCATGCGCGGCTCGCGGCCCTCTCGGCGCATGTGCACGGTGTGCTCGACCGCGCGAATGCGCCGGTCGAGACTCTCCCGCTCCCGCGAGAGCTGCGCGAGGTGCGACTCGAGCGCGGCGACTTCTGCCTCGGGCCCAGCGGATGCTGCCAGCGTGGCCGCGATGTCGGCCAGGGGCATCCCGGTCTCCCTCAGCATCAGGATGCGCTGCAGGCGCGCGACCGCATGCGGCCCGTAGTAGCGGTATCCGTTCGAGCCGACGCGGTCCGGGGTGAGCAGATCGATCTGGTGGTAGTGGCGCAACGTGCGACCACTGATGCCGGCGCGCTGCGCCAACTCGTTCACCGTCCACTCCACCGGCCGCCTCCTGCCTTGCGCTGTGCTCGTCAGTCTCGCAGAGCGTGCGGCAGACCGAGACGCCGCATGGCGACATCGATGATCTCGGCGGCGGGTGTGAAGATGCTCGCGGCGGCCGTCGTTCCGGCCGCGTCGAGGTACGCCCGCACCAGGCGTACGCCCGCTGCATAGCCGGCCCCTGTGGGCAGGCCGACCGGTTCCGCGCCGAAGAGCCGTGCGGTGGCATCCCCGTGCACCCACGAGGCGAAGTTCTGCATTCCGGTCACGTTGAGGCCCGACGCGACCTTCGCCAGCACGTCATCATCGCCGCGCACGCGATCGCTGACGAAATGGGTGAATCCGCGCTCGCCGTAGAGCTCGGCGGCGAACAGATCCGCGAGCCCCTCCGAGATCACCTGCTCGCCCACCGTCACGGTCAGCGGGTCCCAGATCACTCCGCCGGGCGAGTAGCGCACGTTGTGGTGCAGCTCGTGGATGACGATGGCCTCCAGGCGGTCCATCACCTCCGGCGTCGGCCAGAGGGTGAGAGTGATGTAGCCGCTGATGCCGCCGAAGGCCGAGAGGCCCTGCACCTCGTTCATGAAGTGCTCATGTGTGTGGTCACCCAGCACGAGCAGCACCGTCAGGTCGGGCACCTCGTGAGCGGGGTTCGCTGTTTTCAGCGCCGCCGCGCCGGTATCGAGTGCGGTGCGGATGCGATTCCAGGCATCCGCTTCGACGAGTCGAGCGAGCCCGTCCTGCGCGGCCTCGGTGGGGGAGTCCCAATCAAAACCGAAGCCTTGCCGGTGGACGGTGGCGAGGTCGACGCCGCCGGGGACGAAATGGTACATACCCGCCATCGGCGCCCACATCTCGCGTACGAGGTCGGCTCGAAGGTCGAATGCTGCAGTCAGCGCCGGGCGCATCATCGGCGCACTGTCGATCACGGTGATGGTCATGCCACCGACGCTAAAGGTTGCCGTTGCGGCAAGGTCAACACAACCACTCGGCCTGCCATCCCGGAGAACGGCAGGCCGAGCAGTAGTGCAGCCGGGGTGTTACTGCATCGTGTTCACGATCAGGCCGATGTGGGTGTAGAAGTTCATCGCACCGAAGAGCAGGAACGCGGCGCCGGAGACGGCCCAGACTCCGCCCATCCACTTCGCGATCTTGGTCAGCGGCTTGGTAGCGGTGAACGAGTTCAGCGCGAACGGGAAGAGCACGGCGCCGACGCCGACGAGGGCGAACAGGCCCGACATGAAGATCGCCTCAACGATCGGCCACTCCGCGAACATGCCAGAGATGGGCTCATCCGCGGGGGCGGCGAACAGCTGGAAGTACACACCCGCTGCGGCAATGCCGAACAGGGCGAGACCGAGACCGAAGATGAAGATGCCGAGGGGCTTGGCAACAGCTGCGACCTCAGCGGGGCGGTCTTCGGCGGCGACGATCTGGTCGCCGCGCTTCCACAGGTACAGCGCCGCGGCGAGCAGCAGCACACCGAGGCCCAGGCTGGTCTCACCGAAGACGATGTTGTCGAAGGGGAAGTACTTCGCGAACGGCCAGGTCAACGTCATGTGAGCGCCGGTGAGGGTGAGGATTCCACCGAGCACGCCGGCGCTGAGCG
Protein-coding sequences here:
- a CDS encoding ankyrin repeat domain-containing protein; translated protein: MTSGLSPEVIDGTFDLARQGRTGPLGEMIDAGVPIDVRNAKQDTLLIVATYAEQAETVADLVARGANLDAVNANGQTAVACAVFRRNESLLRMLLDAGADQDAGAHTAKQVADQFGLTGMRAVLYSY
- a CDS encoding 3'-5' exonuclease yields the protein MPLDFTAIDFETANSSPASACSVGLVRVRGGAVVAQTGWLIRPAVGHDEFNEWNIKIHGIHPHDVAGADTWAQQLDRLCGFAGDDVLVAHNAGFDVKVLRRSSEVAGFDAPPYRSLCSLAVARKTYDLDSYRLPVAAAAAGFGDFDHHDALADARACAQIVIDAARRAAVHDVDALGSALGVKLTPAPQPAQRAVA
- the ychF gene encoding redox-regulated ATPase YchF — protein: MALTIGIVGLPNVGKSTLFNALTKNDVLAANYPFATIEPNVGVVNLPDPRLQTLAGIFGSERILPATVSFVDIAGIVRGASEGEGLGNQFLANIREADAIAQVVRGFVDDDVVHVDGAVNPQNDLETINAELMLADLQTIEKALPRFEKEVKRKTIDGSVLDAALAAKDALERGQLLSTSGIDLTPVRELGLLTAKPYIYVFNVDESVLTDDAKKGELEALVAPAKAVFLDAKIESELIDLDPEDAAELLEATGQTESGLDQLARIGFATLGLQTYLTAGPKESRAWTIPQGAKAPQAAGVIHTDFEKGFIKAEVISFDDLVETGSVAEARAKGKARLEGKDYVMQDGDVVEFRFNV
- a CDS encoding GNAT family N-acetyltransferase, whose protein sequence is MRSSDSISRPPATRNRPVVALRAFEIGDREFFASLATDERVMKFVGDGSPWSAEQIDSRIDLALRGLPPSEPGAVRWHVAETEGERAGLFVASRREDTVEIGYWLAPARWGQGLAGVMLDAGLLVVRELFGALDVEAHIDPANVASVAMVERRSFRFVGRADGIGRYVRAPGAYAE
- a CDS encoding MerR family transcriptional regulator, which encodes MNELAQRAGISGRTLRHYHQIDLLTPDRVGSNGYRYYGPHAVARLQRILMLRETGMPLADIAATLAASAGPEAEVAALESHLAQLSRERESLDRRIRAVEHTVHMRREGREPRMDVMLEGFNDRYEHEVVERWGRDAFEASNQWWHEKSLRQQREWKARSEALLARWRELHEAGLATDSPAAQAHAVSHVDWLSEIPGTPTHEGDAARSAEMILDLADQYETHPDFHAAFGSEAAARFAADALRRHVANALR
- a CDS encoding DUF2268 domain-containing protein, yielding MTITVIDSAPMMRPALTAAFDLRADLVREMWAPMAGMYHFVPGGVDLATVHRQGFGFDWDSPTEAAQDGLARLVEADAWNRIRTALDTGAAALKTANPAHEVPDLTVLLVLGDHTHEHFMNEVQGLSAFGGISGYITLTLWPTPEVMDRLEAIVIHELHHNVRYSPGGVIWDPLTVTVGEQVISEGLADLFAAELYGERGFTHFVSDRVRGDDDVLAKVASGLNVTGMQNFASWVHGDATARLFGAEPVGLPTGAGYAAGVRLVRAYLDAAGTTAAASIFTPAAEIIDVAMRRLGLPHALRD
- a CDS encoding DUF981 family protein, with the protein product MPTYNTIMSLAAGAGLLLLVLLGRTLHRDKQFKAEGWALSAGVLGGILTLTGAHMTLTWPFAKYFPFDNIVFGETSLGLGVLLLAAALYLWKRGDQIVAAEDRPAEVAAVAKPLGIFIFGLGLALFGIAAAGVYFQLFAAPADEPISGMFAEWPIVEAIFMSGLFALVGVGAVLFPFALNSFTATKPLTKIAKWMGGVWAVSGAAFLLFGAMNFYTHIGLIVNTMQ